From one Halosimplex rubrum genomic stretch:
- a CDS encoding helix-turn-helix transcriptional regulator has protein sequence MSAAEADLNEDERAGLELIRETGGIHQSDFWKKLDVSSRKGSRIADALADQDLIQREETVYNGHNTYYLTPAARDLDFSLLMAGDQLSPFVGDDEINAHSDTFSQFVMNLAYEE, from the coding sequence ATGTCCGCTGCCGAAGCCGACCTCAACGAGGACGAGCGCGCGGGACTGGAACTCATCCGGGAGACGGGTGGCATCCACCAGAGCGACTTCTGGAAGAAACTGGACGTGAGTTCCCGCAAGGGGAGTCGCATCGCCGACGCGCTGGCCGACCAGGACCTCATCCAGCGCGAGGAGACGGTCTACAACGGCCACAACACCTACTACCTCACGCCCGCGGCCCGCGACCTGGACTTCTCGCTGCTGATGGCCGGCGACCAGCTCTCCCCGTTCGTCGGCGACGACGAGATCAACGCCCACAGCGACACCTTCTCGCAGTTCGTCATGAACCTCGCCTACGAGGAGTAG
- a CDS encoding dual specificity protein phosphatase family protein, translated as MPGTNRGREGPDWWRHGETVVRPFGYGHDRPIARRVGDRDLFVGNAAAADRDRCARSFDHALSLTAEPRSATTHHRPLVDGPDNEWGAFEAAADAACRLLGEREGPLLVHCSHGVSRSAAVAAVAIAVTENRSLRDALALVRAARPPATVRPTLLEQAVWYLAEK; from the coding sequence ATGCCTGGCACGAACCGCGGTCGCGAGGGTCCCGACTGGTGGCGCCACGGCGAGACGGTCGTCCGCCCGTTCGGCTACGGACACGACCGACCGATCGCCCGACGAGTCGGCGACCGAGACCTGTTCGTCGGGAACGCGGCGGCCGCCGACCGCGACCGATGCGCCCGTTCGTTCGACCACGCCCTCTCGCTGACGGCCGAACCGCGGTCGGCGACGACACACCACCGTCCCCTCGTCGACGGCCCCGACAACGAGTGGGGCGCGTTCGAGGCGGCCGCGGACGCGGCGTGTCGGCTCCTCGGGGAGCGGGAGGGGCCACTGCTCGTCCACTGTTCGCACGGGGTCTCGCGGAGCGCGGCGGTCGCCGCTGTCGCGATCGCGGTCACCGAGAATCGCTCGCTGCGCGACGCGCTCGCGCTCGTTCGGGCGGCGCGCCCGCCCGCGACGGTCCGCCCGACGCTACTGGAGCAGGCCGTCTGGTACCTGGCCGAGAAGTGA
- a CDS encoding DUF7490 domain-containing protein, translated as MNREAWLGVLALALVVGAAGLALAAPNALAERTDENVRPSVLSLQDPRVAAGEVGGERAELSLDVRMEHRGGPADNVTVEIQAVDTDTGLVATTVRKDLGTIDGNREVRTRVNVTVDRQGGYRLYIRVYEDGRRVETGSTEVSGVDSLTPDYADTSVGFHRFGDSPTSIPVITYDIAEEADNRTTLRTGTYLTNRGDESAGGLRLVVVARQVESNVIADRATVEIDEIGPGQTVTEAADLTVPSNYNYYLDGMLFRDGVVVESATASAKLDPSRPVPENTTREEVDFRAGDFERGDGGGAGATPMPTDAGASGPGFGGAGALAALLALAALATRRNNE; from the coding sequence GTGAATCGAGAAGCGTGGCTGGGCGTCCTCGCGCTCGCGCTCGTGGTCGGTGCCGCGGGGCTGGCGCTCGCGGCGCCGAACGCCCTCGCCGAGCGGACCGACGAGAACGTTCGGCCGAGCGTCCTCTCCCTCCAGGACCCCCGCGTCGCCGCGGGCGAGGTCGGCGGCGAACGCGCCGAGCTATCGCTGGACGTGCGGATGGAACACCGCGGCGGCCCCGCCGACAACGTCACCGTCGAGATCCAGGCCGTCGACACCGACACCGGCCTCGTGGCGACCACAGTACGAAAGGACCTCGGGACGATCGATGGGAACCGCGAGGTTCGCACGCGGGTCAACGTCACCGTCGACCGGCAGGGGGGCTACCGCCTGTACATCCGCGTCTACGAGGACGGTCGCCGGGTCGAGACCGGCAGCACCGAGGTCAGCGGCGTCGACTCGCTGACACCGGACTACGCCGACACCAGCGTCGGTTTCCACCGCTTCGGCGACAGTCCGACCTCGATTCCGGTGATCACCTACGACATCGCCGAGGAGGCGGACAACCGGACGACGCTGCGGACGGGCACCTACCTCACGAACCGCGGCGACGAGTCGGCGGGCGGCCTGCGGCTGGTCGTCGTGGCGCGGCAGGTCGAGTCGAACGTGATCGCCGACCGCGCGACGGTCGAAATCGACGAGATCGGGCCGGGGCAGACGGTCACCGAAGCGGCCGACCTGACGGTGCCGTCGAACTACAACTACTACCTCGACGGGATGTTGTTCAGGGACGGCGTCGTCGTCGAGTCGGCGACCGCGTCGGCGAAACTCGACCCGTCGCGGCCGGTCCCGGAGAACACCACCCGCGAGGAGGTCGACTTCCGGGCGGGCGACTTCGAGCGGGGTGACGGCGGTGGCGCGGGCGCGACGCCGATGCCGACCGACGCCGGCGCGTCCGGTCCCGGCTTCGGCGGCGCCGGTGCGCTCGCGGCCCTGCTCGCGCTCGCCGCGCTCGCGACACGGAGGAACAATGAGTGA